The Flavobacterium marginilacus genome window below encodes:
- a CDS encoding 16S rRNA (uracil(1498)-N(3))-methyltransferase, producing MQLFYNPAINETTEAFSFDKEESRHIIKVLRKKDGDTLHVTNGLGLLFKTEITLASDNKCTVQIVSAEKTEAPKYKLHLAVAPTKMNDRYEWFLEKATEIGIYEITPVICDRSERKVINIERFEKIILSAMKQCNQMYLPKLNPAVTFKEFVKTEKTGTVLIAHCEETNKKSLKSVVTAGTDYTILIGPEGDFSSKEIELALENSYIPVSLGETRLRTETAAIVACHSVVFTNED from the coding sequence ATGCAGTTATTTTACAACCCAGCAATAAACGAGACTACTGAGGCTTTTTCTTTTGACAAAGAAGAAAGCAGACACATTATTAAAGTATTGCGTAAAAAAGACGGAGACACTCTACATGTTACCAATGGATTAGGATTATTATTTAAAACTGAAATCACTTTAGCCTCAGATAATAAATGCACCGTTCAGATAGTATCCGCTGAGAAAACTGAAGCTCCCAAATACAAACTGCATCTTGCTGTTGCTCCAACAAAAATGAATGACCGTTATGAGTGGTTTCTTGAAAAAGCAACTGAAATTGGCATATATGAAATCACGCCTGTTATTTGTGACCGCTCCGAAAGAAAAGTAATCAACATAGAACGATTTGAAAAAATCATTCTTTCGGCCATGAAACAATGCAACCAAATGTATCTTCCTAAATTAAATCCAGCTGTTACTTTTAAGGAATTTGTAAAGACAGAAAAAACTGGAACAGTATTAATTGCTCATTGTGAAGAAACCAATAAAAAATCACTAAAATCAGTTGTTACAGCTGGTACAGATTATACAATATTAATTGGCCCAGAAGGCGATTTTTCCAGTAAAGAAATTGAACTGGCGCTTGAAAACAGTTATATTCCTGTCTCTTTGGGTGAAACAAGATTAAGAACAGAAACGGCAGCTATTGTAGCCTGCCACAGTGTTGTCTTTACAAACGAAGATTAA
- the pfkA gene encoding 6-phosphofructokinase encodes MSKTIKKIGVLTSGGDSPGMNAAIRSVVRTCAFHNIGCVGIYRGYQGMIEGDFKEMGPRSVNNIVNKGGTILKSARSMDFKTPEGRAKAHKNLVKAGIDALVVIGGDGSFTGALIFNSEYGFPVMGIPGTIDNDIYGTSHTLGYDTALNTVVDVIDKIRDTASSHNRLFLIEVMGRDAGHIALNAGIGAGAEEILIPEEDLGLDRLLDSLRKSKAAGKSSSIVVIAEGDKIGKTVFELKDYVENNFPEYDVRVSVLGHMQRGGAPSCFDRVLASRLGVKAVECLLEGKSNYMVGLLADKIELTPLEQAIKGHTEIDQELLRVSDIMSI; translated from the coding sequence ATGTCAAAAACAATAAAAAAGATAGGTGTACTTACATCTGGAGGAGACTCTCCAGGTATGAATGCCGCCATTCGTTCTGTTGTTCGAACGTGCGCTTTTCATAACATAGGATGTGTTGGTATTTATAGAGGCTATCAAGGAATGATTGAAGGGGATTTTAAAGAAATGGGACCCCGAAGTGTAAATAACATTGTAAATAAAGGAGGAACTATTTTAAAATCGGCAAGGTCCATGGATTTTAAAACTCCGGAAGGACGTGCAAAAGCACACAAGAACCTTGTAAAAGCAGGTATTGATGCTTTAGTGGTTATTGGAGGCGATGGTTCTTTCACTGGAGCTTTAATTTTTAATTCGGAGTATGGTTTTCCAGTAATGGGAATTCCGGGAACGATTGATAATGATATATATGGTACAAGCCATACATTAGGTTATGATACCGCTCTGAATACAGTTGTAGATGTAATTGATAAAATTCGTGATACAGCAAGTTCTCATAATAGATTATTTCTTATTGAAGTAATGGGGCGTGATGCAGGCCATATAGCATTGAATGCCGGTATTGGTGCCGGTGCTGAAGAAATTCTTATTCCTGAAGAAGATTTAGGATTAGACCGTTTATTGGATTCTCTGCGAAAAAGCAAAGCAGCAGGAAAATCATCAAGTATAGTGGTAATCGCAGAAGGTGATAAAATAGGTAAAACTGTTTTTGAACTTAAAGATTATGTTGAGAATAATTTTCCAGAATATGATGTACGCGTATCAGTATTAGGACACATGCAGCGTGGTGGTGCACCATCGTGTTTTGACAGGGTTTTAGCGAGTCGTTTGGGAGTAAAAGCTGTTGAATGTTTATTAGAAGGTAAATCTAATTATATGGTTGGTTTATTGGCTGATAAAATTGAACTTACACCTTTGGAACAAGCAATCAAAGGACATACAGAAATTGATCAGGAATTACTTCGTGTGTCAGATATTATGTCAATTTAA
- a CDS encoding DUF4159 domain-containing protein: MKKILLVLLLLSIPCFSQEIALLKYNGGGDWYANPTSLPNLIKYCNANINTRIKSKPRTIEPNSPDLFSYPFVHMTGHGNVVFSDSDVTNLKKYLSGGGFLHIDDNYGMDKYIRKEIKKIFPNNDLLEIPSSHPIFQKPFVFPNGLPKIHEHDGKRPQAFGIFVENKLVLLYTYECDLGDGWEDAEVNNDPFEVREKALKMGANIINYIFTN, encoded by the coding sequence ATGAAAAAAATATTGCTTGTATTATTATTGCTTTCTATACCTTGTTTCTCTCAAGAAATTGCTTTGTTAAAATACAATGGCGGAGGCGATTGGTATGCTAATCCCACGTCTCTGCCTAATTTAATAAAATATTGCAATGCAAATATAAATACACGAATAAAATCCAAACCAAGAACAATAGAACCCAACAGTCCCGACTTGTTTTCTTATCCATTTGTACATATGACAGGACATGGAAATGTTGTTTTTAGTGATTCCGATGTTACAAATCTTAAAAAATATTTATCGGGTGGAGGTTTTCTTCATATAGATGATAATTATGGTATGGATAAGTATATCCGCAAGGAAATAAAAAAAATATTTCCAAACAATGACTTACTTGAGATTCCGTCAAGCCATCCTATTTTTCAGAAACCTTTTGTTTTCCCAAACGGTCTGCCAAAAATTCACGAGCACGACGGGAAAAGACCTCAAGCTTTTGGCATTTTTGTAGAAAACAAACTTGTATTGCTCTACACTTATGAATGTGATCTTGGCGATGGCTGGGAAGATGCTGAAGTTAACAATGATCCATTTGAAGTCCGGGAAAAAGCTTTAAAAATGGGAGCAAATATTATCAATTACATTTTTACAAATTGA
- a CDS encoding translocation/assembly module TamB domain-containing protein gives MLVLFIAITTPFVQTKLAKYFMESMNDDFGIHMNVDEVQLTLFGGVKLKKVLIIDHHKDTLIYTKRINTSILGFKKMLDGDLIFNDVALDGVLFNLKTYKKEKKTNLDYFVDAFGKSKTPSKKHFLLTATSVDLSNGRFILTDENHTTPVSVDFTRLKISLTNFKVYGPEVYANIQKMSFLDHRGVYIKNLKGNYSFTQQHMILDKMELKTEESSIKGYAALNYEIEDFSDFVNKVEFDFKFKSAKIASNDVRCFYDELGKNRVFRLRSHITGPLNNLKLLDLSLNDNRGTRLIGFINFKNLLGNKDQKFYMNGKFDHLNSDYDDLAGILPNVLGKKLPVILKKFGKVSLVGNTQLTTTSIHANLSAKTDLGAVTSKFIINDMNQSDKATYKGYVVLHDFNVGNLLDNKNLSQVSLNLDVDGKGFSEKYLDTALKGEISRFAYNGYDYKNIKINGNFKLPLYKGSIIVDDPNLKMNFDGLVNLSKKESQYDFQIKIDNAQLHKLNFVSDTISQFKGDAIVNVQGNSIENLHGNIYINNAVYVNPKNTYQFNDFNLNSSFDEKRIRTIKITAPDITNGTIIGKFKFAELKGLISNSLGSLYTNYRPVKVRKGQFLKFNFEVYNKIVEVFFPEMKISENTVVKGIINSDNNEFKFNFNSPTITAADNSFDNIRVAIDNKNPLYNAYIELDSIKTKMYKIRDFSLINVTSKDTLFFRTEFKGGSKGNDYFNLDLYHTIDKDNKNVVGFSKSEIKLKNSLWFFNESNSPNNRLVFDKKLSEFKLDDFILTNKEQEIKLNGEFKGSNYKDVNLEFKDFDINALTSAQESFAINGNLNGKINFNQNKLVYKPTASLVVDNLKINNYDLGVLKFDIKGDENLKKFTLYSTIENKDFESFSADGNFEIINKETLFDLNLKFDRFNLATLSSLGGDVISNIRGVVSGNATIGGSVKKPDINGRLFVNNGGLSIPYLNVDYALKDRTIIDLTDEKFLFRNNTITDTKFKTTGTLNGVVEHKNFSDWKLDLGVNSKRLLVLDTQDSEDAAYFGTAFINGNATIKGPANGLFIKVDAKSEKGSVLKIPINNAESVSENSFIHFITPKEKFNLQKGIVEKTRNYNGLELEFDLEITPNAEVEVILDRNSGHGMKGRGNGNLLFKINTLGDFKMWGDFLPYDGTYNFKYGGLIDKKFNVKKGGSIVWEGNPMRAQLNLEAVYKTSANPALLLENSNVNKKIDVEVVIGIHGDLAHPEPDFMIEFPTIKSVMKSELESELSDKDVRQTQALYLLSTGSFLSKDGSSQAVSSSLYETASGMLGSIVSSTDDKFTMNFNVVSPDNRPSSQTDGRFEAIVSSKVNERITINGKIGVPFGGVHESSVVGDIDIKYRMNEDGSFNLHFFNKENDINYIGQDIGYTQGVGISYEVDFDTFKELVDKMFKSNKLNKVNTTKVKQVDSDSNFSPNFINFKKPDAPKADKPKVNQDAVLPEED, from the coding sequence TTGTTAGTACTTTTTATAGCCATTACAACACCTTTTGTTCAAACGAAGCTGGCAAAGTATTTCATGGAAAGCATGAATGATGATTTTGGAATTCACATGAATGTTGATGAAGTGCAGTTAACTCTTTTTGGAGGTGTTAAGCTTAAAAAAGTTTTAATTATTGATCATCATAAAGATACTTTAATTTACACCAAAAGAATCAATACTTCAATTCTTGGTTTCAAAAAAATGCTGGATGGCGATTTGATTTTTAATGATGTAGCTCTGGATGGCGTACTTTTTAATTTAAAAACGTATAAAAAAGAAAAAAAGACAAATCTGGATTATTTTGTTGATGCTTTCGGGAAAAGTAAAACTCCTTCCAAAAAACATTTTTTATTAACTGCTACAAGTGTTGATTTGTCAAATGGAAGATTTATATTGACTGATGAAAATCATACAACTCCTGTATCTGTAGATTTTACCCGATTGAAAATATCGCTTACCAATTTCAAAGTCTATGGTCCAGAAGTCTATGCTAATATCCAAAAAATGTCCTTTTTGGACCATAGAGGTGTGTACATTAAAAACCTAAAAGGAAATTACAGTTTCACGCAGCAGCACATGATACTTGATAAAATGGAATTAAAAACCGAAGAATCGAGTATTAAAGGTTACGCAGCATTGAATTATGAAATTGAGGATTTTTCAGATTTTGTGAATAAGGTAGAATTTGATTTTAAATTTAAATCGGCCAAAATTGCTTCTAATGATGTCCGCTGTTTTTATGATGAATTAGGTAAAAATAGAGTTTTTAGACTTAGAAGTCATATTACAGGTCCTTTGAATAATTTAAAACTTTTAGATCTGAGCCTAAATGACAATAGAGGCACAAGGCTGATAGGTTTTATAAATTTTAAAAATCTTTTGGGTAATAAAGATCAAAAATTCTATATGAATGGAAAGTTTGATCATTTGAATTCTGATTATGATGATTTAGCTGGTATTCTGCCTAATGTTTTAGGTAAAAAACTGCCCGTTATTTTGAAGAAATTTGGAAAAGTTTCATTGGTAGGAAATACACAGCTCACAACTACTTCTATTCATGCAAATCTTTCTGCAAAAACTGATTTAGGTGCGGTTACGTCTAAATTTATAATTAATGACATGAATCAAAGTGATAAAGCAACATACAAAGGTTATGTTGTTTTGCATGATTTTAATGTTGGTAATTTGCTGGATAATAAGAATCTGTCGCAGGTAAGTTTGAATTTGGATGTTGATGGAAAAGGATTTTCTGAAAAATATTTAGATACAGCTTTGAAGGGAGAAATTTCCAGATTTGCGTATAATGGTTATGATTATAAAAACATAAAAATAAACGGAAATTTTAAACTGCCATTATATAAAGGATCAATTATTGTCGATGATCCAAACCTAAAAATGAATTTTGACGGGTTGGTTAATTTAAGTAAAAAAGAGAGCCAATATGATTTTCAGATAAAAATAGATAATGCGCAGCTGCACAAATTGAATTTTGTAAGTGATACAATTTCTCAATTCAAAGGTGACGCTATCGTTAATGTGCAGGGAAATTCAATTGAGAATCTGCATGGAAATATTTATATCAATAATGCTGTTTATGTTAACCCAAAAAATACTTATCAATTTAATGATTTTAATCTAAACTCCAGTTTTGACGAAAAGAGAATTCGTACTATAAAAATCACCGCTCCTGATATTACGAACGGTACTATTATTGGTAAATTTAAATTTGCTGAATTAAAAGGCCTGATCTCTAATTCTTTAGGAAGTCTTTATACAAATTATAGGCCGGTAAAAGTTAGAAAAGGCCAGTTTCTGAAATTTAATTTTGAAGTATATAATAAAATTGTCGAAGTTTTTTTTCCTGAAATGAAGATAAGTGAGAACACCGTTGTAAAAGGAATTATTAATTCAGACAATAATGAATTTAAGTTTAATTTTAATTCTCCAACGATAACCGCTGCGGATAATTCTTTTGATAATATAAGAGTTGCTATTGATAATAAAAATCCATTGTATAACGCATATATCGAATTGGACAGCATTAAAACAAAAATGTATAAAATTCGGGATTTCAGCCTTATTAATGTCACTTCAAAAGATACTTTGTTTTTCCGAACAGAATTTAAAGGAGGTTCCAAGGGTAATGACTATTTTAATTTGGATTTATACCATACTATTGATAAGGATAATAAAAATGTGGTTGGTTTTAGTAAATCGGAAATTAAATTAAAAAACAGTCTGTGGTTTTTTAATGAATCAAATTCGCCTAATAACCGTTTAGTTTTTGATAAAAAGTTAAGTGAGTTCAAGCTTGATGATTTTATACTTACCAATAAAGAACAGGAAATAAAGCTCAATGGTGAATTTAAAGGAAGTAATTATAAGGATGTTAATCTGGAATTTAAGGATTTTGATATTAATGCGCTGACATCGGCTCAGGAAAGTTTTGCTATTAACGGAAATTTAAACGGTAAAATTAATTTTAATCAAAATAAGCTCGTTTACAAGCCGACTGCTTCATTGGTTGTTGATAATTTAAAAATCAATAACTATGATCTTGGTGTTTTAAAATTCGACATAAAAGGAGATGAAAACCTCAAAAAATTCACTTTATATTCAACTATTGAAAATAAAGATTTCGAATCTTTTAGTGCTGACGGAAATTTTGAGATTATAAATAAAGAGACATTGTTTGATTTAAATTTAAAATTTGACCGATTCAATCTGGCAACCTTAAGTTCTTTAGGCGGTGATGTTATTTCAAATATCAGAGGAGTTGTTTCTGGTAATGCAACCATTGGAGGTTCTGTAAAGAAACCAGATATCAACGGACGTCTTTTTGTAAATAATGGAGGTTTGAGCATACCTTATTTGAATGTTGATTATGCCTTAAAAGACAGAACGATTATTGATTTGACGGATGAAAAGTTTCTTTTCAGAAATAATACGATAACCGATACTAAGTTTAAGACAACTGGGACTTTGAACGGGGTAGTGGAGCATAAGAATTTTTCGGATTGGAAATTAGATTTGGGTGTAAATTCTAAAAGGCTTCTTGTCCTGGATACTCAGGATAGCGAAGATGCGGCTTATTTTGGAACTGCTTTTATTAACGGAAATGCAACAATCAAAGGTCCAGCAAACGGATTGTTCATTAAGGTAGATGCTAAATCTGAAAAAGGCTCTGTTCTCAAAATACCAATAAATAATGCTGAAAGTGTAAGTGAAAACAGTTTTATTCATTTCATAACTCCTAAGGAAAAATTCAATCTGCAAAAAGGGATTGTTGAAAAGACTAGAAATTATAACGGACTTGAATTAGAATTTGATTTGGAAATTACTCCAAATGCGGAAGTGGAAGTGATTTTGGACAGGAATTCTGGACACGGTATGAAAGGCAGGGGGAATGGAAACCTGTTGTTTAAAATAAATACCTTAGGTGATTTTAAGATGTGGGGTGATTTCCTTCCATATGACGGAACTTATAATTTTAAATACGGCGGACTAATAGATAAAAAGTTTAATGTCAAAAAAGGAGGTTCTATTGTTTGGGAAGGAAACCCTATGAGAGCACAATTAAACCTTGAAGCTGTTTATAAAACATCTGCTAATCCTGCTTTGCTTCTAGAAAATTCGAATGTTAATAAGAAAATTGATGTTGAAGTTGTAATTGGGATTCATGGCGATTTGGCACATCCGGAACCTGATTTTATGATAGAATTCCCAACGATTAAAAGTGTAATGAAATCAGAATTGGAGTCTGAGTTATCCGACAAAGATGTTAGACAGACACAAGCTTTGTATTTGTTATCAACAGGAAGTTTTTTAAGCAAAGACGGCTCTAGCCAGGCAGTATCATCGAGTTTGTATGAAACCGCTTCTGGGATGCTGGGCAGTATTGTGTCTTCAACAGATGATAAGTTTACAATGAATTTTAATGTTGTTTCGCCCGACAATAGACCTAGCTCGCAAACCGACGGAAGATTTGAAGCAATAGTATCGTCAAAAGTTAATGAAAGAATTACTATAAACGGAAAAATTGGCGTTCCATTTGGAGGTGTTCATGAATCATCAGTTGTTGGAGATATTGATATTAAATACAGAATGAATGAAGATGGCTCTTTTAATCTGCATTTCTTTAATAAAGAAAATGATATCAATTATATAGGACAGGATATTGGTTACACACAAGGGGTAGGTATTTCTTATGAGGTAGATTTTGATACTTTTAAAGAATTAGTAGATAAGATGTTTAAAAGTAATAAGTTAAACAAAGTAAATACTACGAAAGTAAAACAAGTTGACAGTGACTCAAATTTTAGCCCCAATTTTATCAATTTCAAAAAACCTGACGCTCCAAAAGCAGATAAGCCTAAAGTTAATCAAGATGCTGTTCTTCCAGAAGAAGATTAG
- the tsaD gene encoding tRNA (adenosine(37)-N6)-threonylcarbamoyltransferase complex transferase subunit TsaD, which produces MQIPEVFILAIESSCDDTAAAVLCNDKVLSNVVANQLIHNQYGGVVPELASRAHQQNIVPVIEAALKKADIKKEQLSAIAFTQGPGLMGSLLVGSSFAKSMALALGIPLIAVNHMHAHILAHFIDEEGFDKPEFPFLALTISGGHTQIVRVDDFFDLTVIGETTDDAVGEAFDKSAKILGLPYPGGPLVDKYAQLGNPKAFPFTKPKVPGLDFSFSGLKTAILYFIQKKKIENPSFIDENINDICASIQHTIIEILMDKLKMAVKETGIKQIAIGGGVSANSGIRNTLKATENKYGWKTFIPKFEYTTDNAAMIGIVGYQKFLSQKFETADVVSKARIQF; this is translated from the coding sequence ATGCAAATTCCTGAGGTTTTTATACTTGCCATAGAAAGTTCATGCGATGATACTGCTGCTGCTGTATTGTGTAACGACAAAGTACTGTCTAATGTTGTTGCCAACCAGTTAATTCATAATCAATATGGCGGCGTGGTTCCAGAATTAGCTTCCCGCGCACACCAGCAAAACATCGTTCCTGTCATTGAAGCTGCGTTAAAAAAAGCTGATATTAAGAAAGAACAATTATCTGCAATCGCTTTTACACAAGGCCCAGGACTCATGGGATCGCTTTTGGTTGGCAGTTCGTTTGCAAAATCAATGGCATTGGCATTAGGAATACCTTTGATAGCCGTAAACCATATGCATGCCCATATTCTGGCTCACTTTATAGATGAAGAAGGTTTTGACAAACCTGAGTTTCCGTTTTTAGCATTAACCATTAGCGGCGGACACACACAGATTGTAAGAGTTGATGATTTCTTTGATTTAACAGTTATAGGAGAAACAACAGATGATGCTGTTGGTGAAGCTTTTGACAAAAGTGCCAAAATCTTGGGGCTTCCCTATCCCGGTGGCCCTTTGGTCGATAAATATGCCCAATTAGGAAACCCAAAAGCATTTCCTTTTACCAAACCAAAAGTTCCCGGATTAGATTTTAGCTTCTCTGGATTAAAAACAGCAATTTTATATTTTATTCAAAAGAAAAAAATTGAAAATCCTTCCTTTATAGATGAAAATATAAATGACATATGTGCATCCATTCAGCATACCATTATTGAAATTTTAATGGATAAGTTAAAAATGGCTGTAAAAGAAACGGGAATTAAACAAATTGCTATAGGCGGCGGAGTTTCTGCCAATTCTGGAATCAGGAATACTTTGAAAGCGACTGAAAACAAATACGGATGGAAAACTTTTATTCCAAAATTTGAATACACAACCGATAATGCTGCAATGATTGGGATTGTAGGGTACCAAAAGTTTTTATCTCAAAAATTTGAAACAGCCGATGTCGTTTCTAAAGCAAGAATCCAATTTTAA